The Catharus ustulatus isolate bCatUst1 chromosome 25, bCatUst1.pri.v2, whole genome shotgun sequence genome contains the following window.
TCTTCTGACTCTATTAATAATACATTTCCTTTATACCTTTAAATTTGAACCTGTTTTGCCCTTagtgtttttttctcccagtccttgTCTCAATTCATGAgcccttaatttttttccctctcatctGCCCAACTGCAGTAGGAGAGGGTAAGCAAACGCCATTCTTGCCTGGCATTTGGCCAGCGTCACAGCAtgacaaaaggaaaactggaaCCACTGCTTCAGCTTCCAGTTTCCAACTTTCAGAGACATGGAAACAGTGCTAAGTAGTTTAGTTTCTATTTTCCCAACCAACCAAGAATGGTAGCTGAGCAGCAGACAGGTCAGAAACAACTGGTAGGAATCCTTTCCCAGGAAAGGCTTAATTTTCCATGTAACCTCAAGGGCTAAGTCATTAAAGTCAAGTCTTACAACTCTGGCTCTCCAGAGTAGTCTGTTACATTCCAGATGGACCGTTTAGGATAACCTGGATGGTGTCTTGGCTTTGGTGTGTCTCCAGGAGGTGACCGATGACAAGAACCAGCTTACAGCAGGTGAGGAAGAACCCAAAGGATTCTGAGGGATGTGGGAGGATGCATGTGGAAGAGCAGGATGTCAGCGATGTGATGTGCACGGTGAAGAGCGCAAGAGGAGTGGGCTGAGGAGGTTAATTCTTGGTGCTTCCACATCTCCAGAGGTTAGGGCTGGCAGCTCTTCGCAGTAGGAGCAAGTCAAGTGCTAGACCTCTTGTTCTGCAGGTTCCCTGCTGGGAATTTAACCCACATCCTGTCCCTACTCCCAGAAAAGCTAGTCATGCCCATCTCTGGAGCAAACACAGGACTCAGCGAGGTTCCCAATGCGTGGGAAGCAATGAAGCTCAGTGATGAGCTGATCTCTGCTGGGTAGGGAAAGGCCgtgtcctcagctgctcccaacGCCCCGGTCACATCCCTGTCCTACTCAGTCGAAGTTGTAGTAAAGGCAGAAGGCGAAGAACATGGCAAAGATCTGGAATGGAGGTGGGAGAGGGTCAGCCCCATAGtagggctgggccaggctgggcctGGCTGCGGCTGGAAGCAGAGAAGATCCCTGGCCTGGGCCCATTGCTGTGCTCCTCAAGGGACCTGGGCCAGctgtcctggtgctgcacaCAGACACCAGGGTGAGGAGAGCCAGAGGGAGTAAAACAAACCCTCCCTTGTTCCTTCACCTGCCCCATCTGCAGTGGAGAGCAGGCTCTGTACCTTGAGACAGACCTGAGCTCCTTCGTGCTCTCCTTGCCCACTGAGCAACCCCCCTGCCACAAAGAGTGGGCGttctgcctgccctggccctggccccCCTCATTACCTCAATGCCCAGCACGGCTAAGCTGCAGGTCCCAGGAAGGGAGATGTACCTCTGCAGGGTCCTGCCGAAGGTAGAgaagcagccctggggcagagagaggagggaggggctCTCTCGTGTTCCCCATGGccacagggagcacagaggggattGCAGGGGGATATTGGGGTTCCCTGTGGGGTAGGACAAGCTGGGGactttgggagctgctggactGTGGAACCACAGCCAGGCACAATGTCCCAGGCTTCTGTCCCTTATGCTCTGCTCCATGAGCCTGGGACAGACTGAGGCCtggacagggacacggacacaGCAGAGTTGTGCTGTACCTGCTCGTGGATGTAGCCAGGGcttctgtcctggcactgctcccagcccaggaccTCTCCCGCCTGCAGAAGCCCATCCCGGGCACAGCATGCCCGTGGCCATGGCATCCCTGGGTTCAGCTCCTGAAAGCGGGAGCCGTTCCCAAAGTCTTCGGGTCCTAAAACACCACAACACGAGAACTGGAACAGCAGGGAAACACCATTAGCATGGCCACGCTTGATGGATCCTGTGTGTCCCCCAGTAGCCTCCCAGCTGCTCACCGTGACCATGAGGGTATTCCAGGCTGTGGAGAAGATCTCAGCACCCTCATCCCCACCATAGTTCCTCTGCAGCTCAGACAGGAATTGCTCGGGCTGGACCTGTGGAATTGGTGCCAAGACTGGGGCTGTTCCTCTCCCATTCTGCACAGCACCAGATCCTTCCGAGGGAATTGGGCACCCAGTGGATCCCCCCCACCTGCTTTGAGGTTTGTGTTGTGGTGCTGATGACGGAGGTGAGGGGAAGGGTGTCCCTATACCATCCCCAGTTGCCTGGTGGACTCTGAGCCATGGCCACGGCGTGACAGAGAGcggctggtgacactggggatggTGCCAGTACCTGTTTCCAGTGCACCAGAAAGAGAACGGCCCCAATGAGCTGCGTGAGGAAGACGAGGCTGACGAGGATGAAGAACTGGAAGGCAGCAGGTGAAGGAGTCAGAGACCAGCCTGACCCCACAAGAAGCTTGCTCACATTatccctgccctcctctgcaccagctctgcctgtgccctgtgtccctgttaTCAGGGATGTGTGTACAGTTCCTGGAGACAGATGCCATATCTCTGACCACTGCTGCAATGCAGGGGTTATAAACAAGCACTGTCTGCAAGAGATTGGGGATGCTGAAGAAATGGGGATCTTGGCACTCAAACAGGTGTTTCTGCCCCTCACCAGCAGTAGGGAGGAAATCTTGGGAAACCTGGGGAAGCATCTTGGAAATGTCATGTGGGACAAGCCAGTGGCTTCAAAGAGAATTGACCCTACTTGGTGGCTTTATAAATTCTCTGGGCTCTAAATTGAAACTCACAAGCTGGGGAGTGGAGGGCAGGACATGTTGAGGATGAAGAACACCCGCTCCTGGCTCCTCCAGGAACACCTGCATTCCTCACCACCCTCCAGCACGCGACTCCTGCCTCCAGTGCCCTCTGCCCATatcctgcagccccttcccacccatCTTTCCTCCCTCACCAGCAGAAGGAGTGGACGGCTCCGGCGCAGGGCCCCGCAGCAGCCCAGGAAGCCCAACAGGGACAGGGCAATGCCCacggccagcagcagccacgcGCCTGcgctcagcacagccctggcagccacgATGTCCTGGAAACCAGCAGGATCCACGGCCACCCAGACTCCCATGCCTGCCAGGCATGTCCCCCCAACCTGCAGTGGGAGGTCAGGAGATGATCATGGGCTCAGGGGATGTCCAAGGTTTGATTCCCTCCCTGGGAATGGGTGTCACCCACCCCTGATCGTCACCCTATGTGGATGGGGGATGCTTCAATCCCTTGTTTCCCTCCCTAGGACTGGTGTCACCCACCCCTGAGCCAGCCGGAGTTGTTGCACCCCAGAAACAGTTTCCCTCCACCCCTTCACCCCACAGGGCCCAGGTGGACTCACAAACACCAGCACGTTGAAGATGAACATCAGGTACTTCATGCA
Protein-coding sequences here:
- the LOC117007078 gene encoding tetraspanin-18-like, whose amino-acid sequence is MSVLSCMKYLMFIFNVLVFVGGTCLAGMGVWVAVDPAGFQDIVAARAVLSAGAWLLLAVGIALSLLGFLGCCGALRRSRPLLLLFFILVSLVFLTQLIGAVLFLVHWKQVQPEQFLSELQRNYGGDEGAEIFSTAWNTLMVTFSCCGVLGPEDFGNGSRFQELNPGMPWPRACCARDGLLQAGEVLGWEQCQDRSPGYIHEQGCFSTFGRTLQRYISLPGTCSLAVLGIEIFAMFFAFCLYYNFD